In Alteromonas macleodii, the sequence AAACGCATAGATAATTACCCACTCAGAAGGCGCTGGCGAGTTTCCTAACGAAGCGTGGGAATGCGGATTCGTATAACACAAACTGTAAAGAGAAGAAGCGTTTTTAAAGGATAAAACGAAGAATGAGCAATAAACTGAAAAGGCGTAAACCAGGTGCTGTTAGCGCACCTGGTTAGGTTGATAGCGGGGCTGTGCTACAGAACCTTGCATATCCTCTTGTTCGATAGTTAGGCCTTCACGGCGGCTTGGGCCTTGGAATCGAACCTTGTAAGTGTCGTACTCTTTAATCGATTCGAAACAATAACGACCAAGGGCATTTTCTAGTTCGGCTAAGTTGTGATTAGTGATTAAGATACAGTTTTTCTTGTTCACTAAGCGCTGTCTGAGTAAGTTCCCAAACCAACTCTGTGCGTTTTTCTTAAGTGCTGATTCGTTAACACAGACCTCGTCTAAAATAAGCAAATCTACGTCTAAAAGCTCTTGGTTAATCTCTCTGAAACGCTGACTAGCATTATCGGTAGCAGAGAAATCAAAAGAAAAATTGCGCATTTCGAGCAGAGTCGAAAGCTGACGGTATAGCACAGAGATCTCATATTGCTCGATAAGTTGATGGGCAATAGCACCTGCAATATGAGATTTACCGCGACCATAATCGCCGTAGAAAATCATCATATGAGAGCCACTTTGGCGCCAGGCTGGATCATCATGAGCAGCGATAAAGGATTGTGCAATAGAAACCGCTTCTATGACATCGTCACTGTCTTCCACCAAGTTGGCAAACGTCCACTTCGGATTTAAGTCAGAACGGCCATGAATAGCTTCTACACGCGCTTTCTTACTGCGCTGCTGTAGTTGTGACACTTCCTCGTTAGCTTTCGCTTCATACTGCTTGCGCAGCGTTTTGTAGTCGATGTACTCACCATTGGGATCGACATCTTTTTTTAGCGCTTTAGCAAGATTAGCAATTTTGTCAGTTATACGATCCATAATGAATTAACTCTTCTTTGTTGCGGCATACTTTTCAACCAGCTTTCTTGCATTATCATCTGCTTCTATGCCGGCTGCAACTTTCACTTGCTGCGTTCCTACCACTTTTGTTGGAGCATAGCCTGAAGCCAAGCGCTTTCTCTTGATATTGTTAGCGAATTTTTGCGTCCATTGAAATTCACTAAACACAGAACTCGGTCTTCCCAACCAGTAGGCGATGAATTCACCCACCTCATTATCATCGAATGTTTTGTCGATAATACCAAGTAGGGAGGCCATTTCTTCAAACAGCGCTTTATTAGGCGTCCAATGTGGGCTCATGGAACTATGACGAGCATGAAGCTGTTCAAAGTCTGACTGCGGCTC encodes:
- a CDS encoding DnaT-like ssDNA-binding domain-containing protein translates to MNSNLTQAELAVLQSPLSNDCRVLYLLGLRPNANSATTSSAPIDYKQLLNLLNGDDKEEPYQRGRQINSLVRQLEQVGLVALPLELDLEHTINGKTLLLPLLSEPQSDFEQLHARHSSMSPHWTPNKALFEEMASLLGIIDKTFDDNEVGEFIAYWLGRPSSVFSEFQWTQKFANNIKRKRLASGYAPTKVVGTQQVKVAAGIEADDNARKLVEKYAATKKS
- a CDS encoding ATP-binding protein, with the translated sequence MDRITDKIANLAKALKKDVDPNGEYIDYKTLRKQYEAKANEEVSQLQQRSKKARVEAIHGRSDLNPKWTFANLVEDSDDVIEAVSIAQSFIAAHDDPAWRQSGSHMMIFYGDYGRGKSHIAGAIAHQLIEQYEISVLYRQLSTLLEMRNFSFDFSATDNASQRFREINQELLDVDLLILDEVCVNESALKKNAQSWFGNLLRQRLVNKKNCILITNHNLAELENALGRYCFESIKEYDTYKVRFQGPSRREGLTIEQEDMQGSVAQPRYQPNQVR